Proteins co-encoded in one Desulfomicrobium macestii genomic window:
- a CDS encoding iron hydrogenase small subunit, with the protein MNTIMELTRRSFIKVTGVMTAMAVTGVHFVGTAKAAAMDFVAHRQTSVYDADAKVYKIRKSQENPMIQKIYAKDGFLHDGPCGHKSHELLHTHYVDRSAGLKALRDKGIQLKL; encoded by the coding sequence ATGAATACCATCATGGAACTGACGCGCCGGAGTTTTATCAAGGTCACCGGAGTGATGACGGCCATGGCCGTGACCGGTGTCCACTTTGTAGGCACGGCCAAGGCCGCGGCAATGGATTTTGTCGCCCATCGGCAGACATCCGTTTACGATGCCGACGCCAAGGTCTACAAGATCAGAAAATCCCAGGAAAATCCAATGATTCAGAAAATCTACGCCAAGGACGGTTTTCTGCATGACGGGCCCTGTGGCCACAAATCGCATGAGTTGCTGCACACTCACTATGTGGACCGCAGCGCGGGTCTCAAGGCCCTGCGCGACAAGGGCATCCAGCTGAAGCTGTGA
- a CDS encoding tetratricopeptide repeat protein, with protein sequence MLFRPLLLIIFLGLLGGFYDHAQAELPRTLIQQGERFLAMGKYPAAVARYSKVIECCPETIEASEAHNDIGVIHARQGNMDLAVKEYEIALQGIPYPLAHFNLGKALADKFKENRDEELRKKALFHLQAFHSYMSKTDKLPPIITCQRNEIEDFLASSIEALFGNN encoded by the coding sequence ATGCTGTTTCGTCCATTACTGCTCATCATTTTTCTCGGTCTGCTTGGCGGGTTCTACGATCACGCCCAAGCCGAGTTGCCCCGGACCCTAATCCAACAGGGAGAACGTTTTCTGGCCATGGGAAAATATCCTGCAGCCGTAGCCAGATATTCCAAGGTCATTGAATGCTGCCCCGAAACCATCGAGGCTTCGGAGGCGCACAACGACATCGGCGTGATCCACGCCCGCCAGGGCAACATGGATCTGGCCGTGAAGGAATACGAGATCGCCCTTCAGGGGATTCCCTACCCTCTGGCCCATTTCAATCTAGGCAAGGCCCTGGCTGATAAATTCAAGGAAAACCGTGATGAAGAACTGAGGAAAAAAGCCCTCTTCCATTTGCAGGCGTTCCACTCCTACATGTCCAAAACAGATAAGCTCCCGCCCATAATCACCTGCCAGCGCAACGAGATTGAGGACTTCCTCGCCTCGAGCATCGAAGCTCTTTTCGGGAACAATTAA
- a CDS encoding TM1266 family iron-only hydrogenase system putative regulator, which yields MKKGRVRKASTERLGVVGILILNAAPDRARVAELLAEYDGIIVGQAELPCSERNMTLICVSIKVTTNVLGAFTGKLGLVDGVKVKSMLL from the coding sequence ATGAAGAAGGGCAGAGTCAGGAAGGCATCCACGGAAAGATTGGGAGTGGTCGGGATTCTGATTCTCAATGCTGCGCCGGACAGGGCACGGGTAGCTGAACTTCTGGCCGAGTACGACGGCATTATCGTTGGCCAGGCGGAGTTGCCGTGTTCCGAGCGGAACATGACGCTGATTTGTGTGAGCATCAAGGTCACAACCAACGTCCTGGGGGCATTTACGGGCAAGCTTGGGCTCGTTGACGGCGTGAAAGTAAAGTCAATGTTATTGTGA
- a CDS encoding TonB-dependent receptor plug domain-containing protein, whose amino-acid sequence MAEESPDEVGRRTYHLEDITVTARGVPAPASLTPGGIGVVKEDDLREQGGSSVVESLARIPGVSRSNDSPWSADVIIRGMTRDSVVVLVDGMRVNMTTDINGRFGLVPAQQIERIEVLKGPISALYGSGSVGGVVNIITKGGSFTDTPQWRGGAGISGTSNPAGGSLSVSLGYSTPSSWVRGSVTSRDHDDYLDGDGDRVENSQYADISGSLAGALKWSDEHQTALSFSATQARDVGIPGTGTAPLPVGAYVTLTRNDSKRMEVRHSFTPSGSLLLESSLRFGYQFIERKPRIDHFPSGPVTRIEPWADHETVSADWRNRFGLGDHLLTVGLEAWNWHMTSGREKKLKNGSFLKDKPTPTTTQHSLGAYMEDDWSFAPKWVLNVGGRVDQVSIDNDETATVQSGSRDDVSWAGHLGLTHAIFESWSLTGLVASSYRTPNILELFKNINLGGGVTEIGNADLEPERSIFLETGAHYAGRTLGADFSLYANFVDDLIVSAPVSPTLCQMDNVSSAEIYGAEAAAQWEFMAGWELFGNAAYARGRDVGAGEPLRFIPPFNALAGLRQTLENGFWWSGETVMVAGQHETPEDVEHSNFHALFNARCGFGFEASGFKHDLGLTINNLLDRQYASYLATSRGVDLMEPGISVVGSWNVSF is encoded by the coding sequence ATGGCAGAAGAAAGTCCGGACGAAGTGGGACGGCGTACATACCATCTCGAAGACATCACGGTCACCGCCCGCGGAGTGCCCGCCCCTGCCAGTCTGACTCCCGGCGGAATCGGCGTGGTAAAGGAGGATGATTTGCGCGAGCAGGGCGGTTCCAGCGTCGTCGAGAGTCTTGCCCGCATACCCGGCGTATCACGTTCCAATGATTCACCCTGGAGCGCGGACGTCATCATCCGGGGCATGACCCGCGATAGCGTGGTCGTGCTCGTCGATGGCATGCGCGTGAACATGACTACGGACATCAACGGTCGTTTCGGATTGGTTCCCGCCCAGCAGATCGAGCGCATCGAAGTGCTCAAAGGGCCGATTAGCGCCCTCTATGGCTCGGGCTCGGTGGGCGGTGTGGTCAACATCATCACCAAGGGCGGTTCCTTTACGGATACGCCACAGTGGCGCGGTGGAGCGGGTATTTCCGGGACCAGCAATCCTGCAGGCGGGAGCCTCTCCGTTTCCCTTGGGTACTCCACGCCATCTTCCTGGGTTCGTGGTTCGGTCACTTCCAGGGATCACGACGATTATCTGGACGGAGACGGGGATCGCGTGGAGAACAGCCAGTATGCGGATATTTCCGGGTCGTTGGCAGGGGCGCTCAAATGGAGTGACGAGCATCAGACCGCGCTGAGCTTTTCCGCGACACAGGCGCGGGATGTAGGCATTCCCGGCACCGGCACCGCCCCGCTTCCGGTAGGGGCTTATGTGACGCTGACGCGCAATGATTCAAAGCGGATGGAAGTGCGGCACTCATTCACACCTTCCGGCAGCCTGTTGCTGGAGTCGTCGCTCCGCTTTGGTTACCAGTTCATTGAGCGCAAGCCACGCATTGACCATTTTCCTTCGGGTCCGGTGACCCGGATCGAGCCTTGGGCCGATCACGAGACCGTGTCCGCGGATTGGCGCAACCGCTTCGGGCTGGGTGACCACCTCCTGACCGTAGGACTTGAGGCATGGAACTGGCACATGACGTCCGGAAGGGAAAAGAAACTCAAAAATGGATCATTCCTGAAGGACAAGCCCACACCAACCACGACGCAACACTCTCTTGGCGCGTACATGGAAGACGACTGGAGTTTTGCACCGAAATGGGTCTTGAACGTTGGGGGGCGGGTTGATCAGGTATCCATCGACAACGATGAGACCGCGACCGTACAGTCCGGCTCCCGTGACGATGTGAGCTGGGCCGGGCATTTGGGCCTGACACATGCAATATTCGAGTCCTGGAGCCTGACCGGATTGGTCGCATCTTCGTATAGAACTCCCAATATTTTGGAATTGTTCAAGAACATAAATCTTGGCGGCGGAGTCACCGAAATCGGCAATGCCGATCTTGAGCCGGAGCGTTCGATCTTTCTGGAAACCGGAGCCCATTATGCGGGCAGGACCCTGGGAGCGGATTTTTCGCTCTACGCCAACTTTGTGGATGATCTGATCGTCAGCGCCCCCGTCTCGCCAACCCTTTGCCAGATGGACAATGTTTCCTCGGCTGAAATTTACGGAGCCGAGGCGGCGGCCCAATGGGAATTCATGGCGGGCTGGGAACTGTTCGGCAATGCTGCCTATGCCAGAGGGCGCGATGTGGGAGCCGGGGAGCCGTTACGTTTCATCCCACCATTCAATGCTTTGGCGGGGTTACGACAGACTTTGGAAAACGGTTTCTGGTGGTCGGGGGAAACGGTTATGGTCGCTGGCCAGCATGAGACACCTGAAGACGTGGAACACTCGAATTTTCATGCGCTGTTCAACGCCCGGTGCGGTTTCGGTTTCGAAGCGTCGGGTTTCAAGCATGACCTTGGGCTAACCATCAACAATTTGCTGGACCGTCAGTATGCCAGCTACCTGGCTACTTCCCGGGGAGTGGATTTGATGGAACCGGGTATCTCGGTTGTGGGGAGTTGGAACGTCAGCTTCTGA
- a CDS encoding nitroreductase family protein yields the protein MMELLNAIHTRRSIRKYLDKPVTEEMIGILLKAAMSAPSAGNQQPWHFIVIRDRAKLDTIPSFHPYSKMVLQAPAAIVVCGDPDGKKWPTFWDQDASAATQNILLAARDLGLGTVWVGIYPEKDRMDGFRKLLGIPENIIPFSLVPVGWPDGSFEAVNRFRPELIHNESW from the coding sequence ATGATGGAACTCCTCAACGCCATCCACACCCGCCGCAGCATCCGCAAATATCTCGACAAGCCCGTCACGGAGGAGATGATCGGCATCCTCCTCAAGGCCGCCATGAGCGCGCCTTCGGCGGGTAACCAGCAGCCCTGGCATTTCATCGTCATAAGGGACAGGGCCAAACTCGACACCATCCCAAGCTTCCATCCCTACAGCAAGATGGTCCTGCAGGCCCCCGCGGCCATTGTGGTCTGCGGCGACCCGGACGGCAAGAAATGGCCGACCTTCTGGGACCAGGACGCGAGCGCCGCCACGCAGAACATCCTCCTGGCCGCCCGTGACCTCGGGCTTGGCACGGTCTGGGTCGGAATCTACCCGGAAAAGGACCGCATGGACGGCTTTCGCAAACTCCTCGGCATCCCGGAAAACATCATCCCCTTCTCACTCGTCCCGGTGGGCTGGCCGGATGGAAGCTTCGAAGCCGTGAATCGCTTCAGGCCGGAACTGATCCATAACGAGTCGTGGTAG
- a CDS encoding peroxiredoxin produces MNMMRALLFAALLTIIPAWLPAQETPIPQERIFETGSLPPLDSSLKVKVGDPAPDFSLPTIDGRIVTLAEFRGKKNVVLSFIPAAWTPVCSGQWPGYNIVQDMFDQAETQLVGISVDNVPTLHAWVQEMGGVWFPVASDFYPHGRLADALGILRSTGEAERSLFLIDKQGIIRYIDVHDINSRPDLGPLMKAMQELK; encoded by the coding sequence ATGAACATGATGCGAGCGCTGCTTTTCGCCGCACTGCTGACCATTATCCCGGCCTGGCTTCCGGCCCAGGAGACGCCGATACCGCAGGAACGAATCTTCGAGACAGGCAGCCTGCCCCCGCTGGACAGCAGCCTGAAGGTCAAGGTCGGGGATCCGGCCCCGGACTTCTCCCTGCCGACCATTGATGGGCGCATCGTCACCCTGGCCGAATTCCGGGGCAAGAAGAACGTCGTACTGTCCTTCATCCCGGCGGCCTGGACGCCGGTCTGCTCCGGGCAGTGGCCCGGCTACAACATCGTGCAGGACATGTTCGATCAGGCCGAAACCCAGCTCGTGGGCATAAGCGTGGACAATGTGCCCACCCTGCACGCCTGGGTGCAGGAGATGGGCGGGGTATGGTTCCCCGTGGCCTCGGATTTCTACCCGCACGGCAGGCTGGCTGACGCCCTGGGCATCCTGCGCTCAACGGGCGAGGCCGAGCGCTCCCTGTTCCTGATCGATAAGCAGGGCATCATCCGCTACATCGACGTGCACGACATCAATTCGCGCCCGGACCTGGGGCCGCTCATGAAAGCCATGCAGGAACTCAAGTAG
- a CDS encoding peroxiredoxin family protein — MPTRIIFTFLFLSLFAGSALAMEATDSAASHPLPVGSTMPDLLLRGELSPEHLGHLGLKGPAPRHLSEIKAKTVILVAFSMYCPHCQREAPALNELNALIASRGLSEDVKLIGVGIGNSDFEVQVFRDKYATTFPLFSDPDFTVNKEIGEVGTPFFYVLAMNPEKKEIRVAKTLLGRMESAETFLEQALKACDGGK; from the coding sequence ATGCCAACCAGAATCATATTCACATTCCTTTTCCTTTCGCTGTTTGCCGGCAGCGCCCTGGCCATGGAGGCCACGGACAGCGCGGCCTCACACCCACTGCCCGTGGGCAGCACCATGCCGGATCTGCTCCTGCGCGGCGAACTGAGCCCGGAGCATCTTGGGCACCTGGGACTTAAAGGCCCCGCGCCAAGGCATCTCTCCGAAATAAAAGCCAAAACAGTCATCCTTGTTGCTTTTAGCATGTACTGTCCGCACTGCCAGCGCGAAGCCCCGGCCCTTAATGAATTGAACGCGCTGATCGCCAGTCGGGGCCTGAGCGAGGACGTCAAGCTCATCGGTGTCGGCATCGGCAACTCGGATTTCGAGGTACAGGTCTTCCGCGACAAATACGCCACCACCTTTCCCCTCTTTTCCGACCCGGATTTTACGGTGAACAAGGAAATCGGTGAAGTCGGGACCCCGTTCTTCTACGTGCTGGCCATGAACCCGGAGAAAAAGGAAATTCGTGTCGCCAAGACACTGCTCGGGCGCATGGAATCAGCGGAAACATTTCTCGAGCAAGCCTTGAAAGCCTGTGACGGAGGAAAATGA